One Desulfovibrio fairfieldensis genomic window carries:
- a CDS encoding hydratase, producing the protein MIQLFDQTTVIDGAQVLAVGEARARGVEPDAARAHTLTHRILAAHNAAPAGDAGLRLRFDALASHDITYVGIIQTARASGLTEFPVPYALTNCHNSLCAVGGTINEDDHLFGLSAAKKYGGIFVPPHLAVIHQYVREMMTKCGGMILGSDSHTRYGALGVMGVGEGGPELVKQLLGKTYDVPAPKVVAVWLEGTPAPGVGPQDVALAIIGAVFKNGFVKNKVMEFMGPGIDGLSVEYRCGIDVMTTETTCLSSIWRTDDKVRQYLALHKREQDFAELALQGPACYDGLIRVDLGKIEPMIALPFHPSNVWPVAEVVRRADEILAAVDEEAVKQFGEAGKSLNLRGKIREGGVWVDQGIIAGCAGGSFENISLAAAILDDKSTGNQAFSLSVYPASEPQALALVRNGSTTKLMAAGAVLKNAFCGPCFGAGDTPANGALSIRHSTRNFPNREGSKPSNGQLSTVALMDARSIAATAANGGRLTPATDLDWNDPGLNVDLNYHFEPIIYQRRVYNGFGAPKPETPLIFGPNIADWPEMSPLPQHLILQVVSVITDPVTTTDELIPSGETSSLRSNPLKLAEYTLSRKDPGYVERAKAFQALEKARLKNPADPALLARVREICTPCGVGDFVDELTSLANIGLGSTIFAVKPGDGSAREQAASCQKVLGGWANLAVEYATKRYRSNLINWGMLPFVVDADLAKDLRVGDYLVIPRIREAVEKAHPNILACLVHESEADGEHKIWAEQIALTLKELTDDERRIILDGCLINFYNSKQPQ; encoded by the coding sequence ATGATCCAGCTTTTTGACCAGACCACCGTTATTGACGGCGCGCAGGTCCTTGCCGTCGGCGAGGCGCGCGCACGGGGCGTGGAGCCGGACGCCGCCCGCGCCCATACCCTGACCCACCGCATTCTGGCGGCCCACAATGCCGCCCCGGCCGGAGACGCGGGCCTGCGCCTGCGCTTTGACGCTCTGGCCTCCCACGACATCACCTACGTGGGCATCATCCAGACCGCCAGGGCCAGCGGCCTGACGGAATTCCCCGTGCCCTACGCTCTGACCAACTGCCACAACAGCCTTTGCGCCGTGGGCGGCACCATCAACGAGGACGACCATCTCTTCGGCCTTTCCGCCGCGAAGAAATACGGCGGCATTTTCGTGCCCCCGCATCTGGCGGTCATCCATCAGTACGTGCGCGAAATGATGACCAAATGCGGCGGCATGATTCTGGGTTCGGACAGCCACACCCGCTATGGGGCCCTGGGCGTCATGGGCGTGGGCGAGGGCGGCCCGGAACTGGTCAAGCAGCTCCTGGGCAAGACCTACGACGTGCCCGCGCCCAAGGTCGTGGCCGTATGGCTGGAAGGAACGCCCGCGCCCGGCGTGGGGCCGCAGGACGTGGCCCTGGCGATCATCGGCGCGGTGTTCAAGAACGGTTTTGTGAAAAACAAGGTCATGGAATTCATGGGCCCCGGCATTGACGGTCTTTCGGTGGAGTACCGCTGCGGCATCGACGTGATGACCACGGAAACCACCTGCCTGTCCTCCATCTGGCGCACGGACGACAAAGTGCGTCAGTACCTGGCCCTGCATAAGCGGGAACAGGATTTCGCCGAACTGGCCCTTCAGGGACCGGCCTGCTACGACGGGCTGATCCGGGTGGATCTGGGCAAGATCGAACCCATGATCGCCCTGCCTTTCCACCCCAGCAACGTCTGGCCCGTGGCCGAAGTGGTTCGCCGCGCGGACGAAATCCTGGCCGCCGTGGACGAAGAGGCCGTGAAACAGTTCGGCGAAGCGGGCAAGAGCCTGAACCTGCGCGGCAAGATCCGCGAGGGCGGCGTATGGGTGGACCAGGGCATCATCGCGGGCTGCGCGGGCGGCTCCTTTGAAAACATCAGCCTGGCCGCCGCCATTCTGGACGACAAGAGCACGGGCAACCAAGCCTTCAGCCTCTCTGTCTACCCGGCCAGCGAGCCGCAGGCCCTGGCCCTGGTGCGCAACGGCTCCACGACCAAACTGATGGCCGCCGGTGCCGTGCTCAAAAACGCCTTTTGCGGCCCCTGTTTCGGCGCGGGCGACACCCCGGCCAACGGAGCTTTGTCCATTCGCCACTCCACCCGCAACTTCCCCAACCGCGAGGGCTCCAAGCCCTCGAACGGCCAGCTTTCCACCGTGGCGCTCATGGACGCCCGCTCCATTGCCGCCACCGCGGCCAACGGCGGCCGCCTGACCCCGGCCACGGATCTGGACTGGAACGACCCCGGCCTGAACGTGGACCTCAACTACCATTTCGAGCCCATCATCTATCAGCGCCGCGTCTACAACGGCTTCGGCGCGCCCAAACCGGAAACCCCGCTGATCTTCGGCCCGAACATCGCGGACTGGCCGGAAATGAGCCCCCTGCCCCAGCATCTGATTCTCCAGGTGGTCAGCGTGATCACCGACCCGGTGACCACCACGGACGAGCTGATTCCCTCGGGCGAGACCTCCTCCCTGCGCTCCAATCCGCTCAAGCTGGCAGAGTATACCCTGTCGCGCAAGGATCCCGGCTACGTGGAGCGGGCCAAGGCCTTCCAGGCCCTGGAAAAAGCCCGCCTGAAAAACCCGGCGGACCCGGCGCTGCTGGCCCGCGTGCGCGAAATCTGCACGCCTTGCGGCGTGGGGGATTTCGTTGACGAACTCACGTCGCTGGCAAACATCGGCCTGGGCAGCACCATTTTCGCGGTCAAGCCGGGCGACGGCTCGGCACGCGAGCAGGCGGCCTCCTGCCAGAAGGTGCTGGGCGGTTGGGCCAACCTGGCCGTGGAATACGCCACCAAGCGCTACCGCTCCAACCTGATCAACTGGGGCATGCTGCCCTTTGTGGTTGACGCTGATCTGGCCAAGGATCTGCGTGTGGGCGACTATCTGGTGATTCCGCGCATCCGCGAGGCCGTGGAAAAGGCCCATCCCAATATCCTGGCCTGCCTGGTGCATGAAAGCGAGGCGGACGGCGAGCATAAAATCTGGGCCGAACAGATCGCCCTGACTCTCAAGGAACTTACGGACGACGAACGCCGGATCATCCTGGACGGCTGCCTGATCAACTTTTACAACAGCAAACAGCCGCAATAG
- a CDS encoding histone-lysine N-methyltransferase has protein sequence MSIIHQPGGNRVLNLHEPEKPQLYRELFPYTSICRTSFDEVLLAPRPAEQMRITDTTFRDGQQARPPYTVKQVAKMFDFLHRLGGKTGLITASEFFLYSAKDRKCIDVCRARGYRFPRVTAWIRATKEDLKLVRDMEFDETGMLTSVSDYHIFLKLGKTRQQAMDMYVDLASQALEWGIIPRCHFEDVTRADIYGFCLPLAQRLMELSRQSGMPVKIRLCDTMGYGVPWPGAALPRSVQRIVRAFTDEAGVPGQWLEWHGHNDFHKVLVNGVTAWLYGCGAVNGTLFGFGERTGNTPLEALLVEYISLTGDDAAADTTVLSEVAQFFEKELHYRIPHNYPFVGRDFNATSAGVHADGLAKNEEIYNIFDTKHLLGRPVPIIITDKTGRAGVAYWINNNLNLAEDKQVSKKHPAVGQIYDAIMAVYEETGRTTSFSHDEMEALVQRFMPELFATEFDQMKQLAGDLAAHLIVRLSRSPGLTDLSEQACARLDEFVHEYPFIQFCCLTDARGKMRCSAVTDPEYKEVYEALPVGYDFSQREWFKMPMKTGDLHIMDVYQSHFTGKLVITVSCAVTDEKDRIVGVVSGDIQLEQLLKRARALQQEVGSQDEVDSDSE, from the coding sequence ATGAGCATCATTCACCAGCCGGGCGGCAACCGCGTCTTGAATCTGCACGAGCCTGAAAAGCCCCAACTCTACCGTGAACTTTTTCCCTATACGAGCATTTGCCGCACGTCTTTCGACGAAGTGCTGCTGGCCCCGCGTCCGGCGGAGCAGATGCGCATCACCGACACCACCTTCCGCGACGGCCAGCAGGCCAGGCCGCCCTACACGGTCAAGCAGGTGGCCAAAATGTTCGACTTCCTGCACCGCCTGGGCGGCAAAACCGGGCTGATCACGGCGTCGGAATTCTTTCTCTACTCGGCCAAGGACCGCAAGTGCATCGATGTCTGCCGGGCGCGCGGCTACCGCTTCCCCAGGGTCACGGCCTGGATCCGCGCCACCAAGGAAGACCTCAAGCTGGTGCGGGACATGGAATTCGACGAGACCGGCATGCTCACCAGCGTGTCCGACTACCATATCTTTCTCAAACTTGGCAAAACCCGCCAACAGGCCATGGACATGTATGTGGACCTGGCCAGCCAGGCACTGGAATGGGGCATCATTCCGCGCTGCCACTTCGAGGACGTGACCAGGGCCGACATTTACGGTTTCTGCCTGCCCCTTGCCCAGCGGCTCATGGAGCTTTCGCGCCAGAGCGGCATGCCGGTGAAGATCCGCCTCTGCGACACCATGGGCTACGGCGTGCCCTGGCCCGGCGCGGCCCTGCCCCGCTCGGTGCAGCGCATCGTGCGGGCCTTCACCGACGAGGCCGGAGTGCCCGGCCAGTGGCTGGAATGGCACGGCCACAACGACTTCCACAAGGTGCTGGTCAACGGCGTCACGGCTTGGCTGTACGGCTGCGGCGCGGTCAACGGCACCCTGTTCGGCTTCGGCGAACGCACGGGCAACACGCCCCTGGAAGCCCTGCTGGTGGAATATATCTCCCTCACCGGCGACGACGCTGCGGCGGACACCACGGTTCTGAGCGAAGTGGCCCAATTCTTCGAAAAAGAACTGCACTACCGCATCCCGCACAATTATCCCTTTGTGGGGCGCGACTTCAACGCCACCAGCGCGGGCGTGCATGCCGACGGCCTGGCCAAAAACGAGGAAATCTACAATATCTTCGACACCAAGCATCTTTTGGGGCGCCCGGTGCCGATCATCATCACCGACAAGACCGGCCGCGCGGGCGTGGCTTACTGGATCAACAACAACCTGAATCTGGCGGAAGACAAGCAGGTTTCCAAAAAGCATCCCGCCGTGGGCCAGATCTACGACGCCATCATGGCCGTGTACGAGGAAACCGGGCGCACCACCAGCTTCTCCCATGACGAAATGGAAGCACTGGTCCAGCGCTTCATGCCCGAACTCTTCGCCACCGAATTCGACCAGATGAAACAACTGGCCGGGGATCTGGCCGCGCATCTCATCGTGCGCCTGTCCCGCAGTCCCGGCCTGACCGACCTCAGCGAGCAGGCCTGCGCCCGGCTGGATGAATTCGTGCACGAGTATCCCTTCATCCAGTTCTGTTGCCTCACGGACGCCCGGGGCAAGATGCGTTGCTCGGCTGTCACGGACCCGGAATACAAGGAAGTCTACGAAGCCCTGCCCGTGGGTTATGACTTCTCGCAGCGCGAATGGTTCAAGATGCCCATGAAGACCGGCGACCTGCACATCATGGACGTCTATCAGTCGCACTTCACCGGCAAGCTGGTCATTACGGTGTCCTGCGCGGTGACCGACGAGAAAGACCGCATCGTGGGCGTGGTCAGCGGCGACATCCAGCTGGAGCAGCTGCTCAAGCGCGCCCGTGCCCTGCAACAGGAAGTCGGCTCGCAGGACGAGGTCGACAGCGACAGCGAATAG
- the icd gene encoding NADP-dependent isocitrate dehydrogenase, translating to MRKKIYWIEGDGIGPEIWRAARPVIDAALAKESDLRLDWQELLAGEKAVAETGSPLPETTMDALRGADIAMKGPLGTPVGTGIRSLNVALRQGLDLYACIRPVRHFDGLETPVKHPERVDMVIFRENTEDVYAGVEFAANTPEARKLIAFLRDELGVSKVGEAAAVGIKPMTEAGSKRLVRRALRYALDNGRDSLTLVHKGNIMKFTEGAFRQWGYDVAAQEFGGQTCTEKEPMPGRLVVKDRIADAMFQEALLRPEQYQVLATPNLNGDYISDALAAQVGGLGLAPGVNMSDSLAFFEATHGTAPTIAGQDKANPGSVILCGALLMEHLGLPKAAERIRSAVGKAIAAKAVTVDLAAQVSGARVVGCREFGEIIGENL from the coding sequence ATGCGCAAAAAAATCTACTGGATCGAAGGCGACGGCATCGGCCCGGAAATCTGGCGGGCCGCGCGCCCGGTCATTGACGCGGCCCTGGCCAAGGAATCGGATCTCCGCCTGGACTGGCAGGAACTGCTGGCCGGGGAAAAGGCCGTGGCCGAAACCGGCTCCCCTCTGCCCGAAACCACCATGGACGCCCTGCGCGGCGCGGACATCGCCATGAAAGGCCCCCTGGGCACGCCCGTGGGCACGGGCATCCGCAGCCTGAACGTGGCCCTGCGCCAGGGTCTGGATCTTTATGCCTGCATCCGGCCCGTGCGCCATTTCGACGGCCTGGAAACCCCGGTCAAGCATCCCGAGCGGGTGGATATGGTCATCTTCCGCGAGAATACGGAAGACGTGTACGCGGGCGTGGAATTCGCCGCTAATACGCCCGAGGCCCGCAAGCTCATCGCCTTTTTGCGCGATGAGCTGGGCGTGAGCAAGGTGGGCGAGGCCGCCGCCGTGGGCATCAAGCCCATGACCGAGGCGGGCTCCAAGCGGCTGGTGCGCCGGGCCCTGCGCTATGCCCTGGACAACGGCCGCGACAGTCTGACCCTGGTGCACAAGGGCAATATCATGAAGTTCACCGAGGGCGCGTTCCGCCAGTGGGGTTACGATGTGGCCGCGCAGGAATTCGGCGGCCAAACCTGCACGGAAAAAGAGCCCATGCCCGGCCGTCTGGTGGTCAAGGACCGCATTGCCGACGCCATGTTCCAGGAAGCCCTGCTGCGGCCCGAGCAATATCAGGTGCTGGCCACGCCCAACCTCAACGGCGACTACATTTCCGACGCCCTGGCCGCCCAAGTGGGCGGGCTGGGCCTCGCGCCGGGCGTGAACATGTCCGACAGTCTGGCCTTTTTCGAGGCCACCCACGGCACCGCGCCCACCATCGCCGGGCAGGACAAGGCCAATCCCGGCAGCGTGATCCTCTGCGGCGCGCTGCTCATGGAGCATTTGGGCCTGCCCAAGGCTGCGGAGCGCATCCGCTCCGCCGTGGGCAAGGCCATTGCCGCCAAGGCCGTCACCGTGGACCTGGCCGCCCAGGTCAGCGGCGCGCGCGTGGTCGGTTGTCGGGAGTTCGGCGAGATCATAGGAGAAAATTTGTAG
- the plsY gene encoding glycerol-3-phosphate 1-O-acyltransferase PlsY: MLVQALWIAVAYVLGSVPWGLVIAKTFCGIDPRTDGSRSTGATNVSRLCGFGWGVATLLCDVLKGALPVWAALAINPSPVFVSLTGLACVLGHVFSCFMKFKGGKAVATSIGVFLPLAFWQLLIAAALCLLVIWRSGYVSLGSLTLVAALPLLLLLSGIWSWLPLSLCLLALVVWKHRENIARLRAGTEKSWLKSKS; the protein is encoded by the coding sequence ATGCTTGTGCAGGCACTCTGGATAGCGGTGGCCTATGTGCTGGGTTCCGTGCCCTGGGGACTGGTCATCGCCAAAACCTTCTGCGGCATCGACCCCCGCACGGACGGCAGCCGCAGCACCGGGGCCACCAACGTCTCCCGGCTCTGCGGTTTCGGCTGGGGCGTGGCAACCCTGCTCTGCGACGTGCTCAAGGGCGCGCTGCCGGTCTGGGCCGCGCTGGCCATCAATCCGTCCCCTGTCTTTGTCAGCCTGACCGGCCTGGCCTGCGTGCTGGGGCATGTCTTTTCCTGCTTCATGAAGTTCAAGGGCGGCAAGGCCGTGGCCACCAGCATCGGCGTGTTTCTGCCCCTGGCCTTCTGGCAGTTGCTTATCGCCGCCGCGCTCTGCCTGCTGGTGATCTGGCGCAGCGGCTATGTCTCCCTGGGGTCCCTGACCCTGGTGGCGGCCCTGCCCCTGCTTCTGCTGCTCAGCGGCATCTGGAGCTGGCTGCCCCTGAGCCTTTGTCTGCTGGCCTTGGTGGTCTGGAAGCACCGCGAGAACATCGCCCGCCTGCGGGCGGGGACGGAAAAAAGCTGGTTAAAGAGCAAAAGCTGA
- a CDS encoding ribonuclease catalytic domain-containing protein gives MPGCVRYPAPGCIVEYMEGNAVQIAMVTEEVGGRLRLLLPNRRETRLTAARLLPWLGPLHAADAGREEAVRLLETHKKAREELAAAVPVMDAWELAQGEVATAQAQWFAELFVSDPDPDHVSAYGRALLACKSHFRFQPPDFQVFSAETVEKRLAEQKSREEREALIAGGAAFFRLLWDVACKKRPLPPPSAPSGRSGAESGSEWPAPEVADRLKELLRARMIDPESQEHEALWRMLAKGLPDVPHLPLQLLVAWGELPPHYNFWLDRADYAPDDTWWQEHADEVEALARAACGDDPAAADLPLCELPFVSIDSASTRDVDDAFFVQSDGAGCSLTLALACPALLWPFGGPLDKAVLHRGTSIYLPEGTCHMLPETLGTGAFSLLAGEPRPSLCVRVAVDSEGQAGACEVFVARARLAANLTYKDSQAVLDALAAQGRVETSGGAEAALPDNPAALHAEQLRLGLDLARRRQKARIAAGAVIMDRPDPVIRLEGEGAELRVDVSPDDPAPDAQMLVAETMILASAAVAEWARERGLPMLHRTQDVALPKEYAGVWTAPQDMARIMRALTPSSLELQARPHAALGLPRYTPVTSPLRRYPDLVNEAQVVHFLRAGQARWDESGLAELLNSLSPVLEAAGQVQRFRPRYWKLLFFRQKGDKAWWPGVITEENDAFVSVSLPDQGIFVRGKRRMFDERACPGMAVEVRLGKVHPLYNEIQIVEAATLEG, from the coding sequence ATGCCGGGTTGTGTGCGCTATCCCGCGCCGGGCTGCATTGTGGAATATATGGAGGGCAATGCCGTCCAGATCGCCATGGTCACTGAAGAAGTCGGGGGCCGCCTGCGCCTTTTGCTGCCTAATCGGCGGGAAACGCGGCTGACGGCGGCGCGCCTGCTACCCTGGCTCGGGCCGCTGCACGCGGCCGACGCGGGCCGGGAAGAGGCGGTGCGCCTGCTGGAAACACACAAAAAGGCCAGGGAGGAACTGGCCGCCGCGGTGCCGGTCATGGACGCCTGGGAACTGGCCCAGGGCGAAGTGGCGACGGCCCAGGCCCAATGGTTCGCCGAGCTCTTTGTCAGCGATCCGGACCCGGACCATGTGTCCGCTTACGGCCGCGCGCTGCTGGCCTGCAAAAGCCATTTTCGTTTCCAGCCGCCGGATTTTCAGGTCTTTTCCGCTGAAACCGTGGAAAAGCGCCTGGCCGAGCAGAAAAGCCGGGAGGAACGCGAGGCGCTTATCGCGGGCGGGGCGGCTTTTTTCCGCCTGCTCTGGGATGTGGCCTGCAAAAAGCGTCCTCTGCCGCCCCCGTCCGCCCCCTCCGGACGGTCCGGCGCGGAAAGCGGTTCGGAATGGCCCGCGCCCGAAGTGGCGGATCGCCTCAAAGAGTTGCTGCGCGCCCGGATGATTGATCCGGAAAGCCAGGAGCATGAAGCGCTCTGGCGCATGCTCGCCAAGGGCCTGCCCGACGTGCCGCATCTGCCCCTGCAACTGCTGGTCGCCTGGGGCGAGTTGCCGCCGCACTACAATTTCTGGCTGGACCGGGCCGACTACGCGCCGGACGATACATGGTGGCAGGAGCACGCCGACGAGGTGGAGGCCCTGGCGCGGGCGGCCTGCGGGGACGACCCGGCAGCGGCGGACCTGCCGCTCTGCGAGCTGCCCTTTGTGAGCATTGACAGCGCCAGCACCCGCGACGTGGACGACGCCTTTTTCGTCCAGAGCGACGGCGCGGGGTGCAGCCTGACCCTGGCCCTGGCCTGTCCGGCCCTGCTCTGGCCCTTCGGCGGGCCGCTGGACAAGGCCGTGCTGCACCGGGGCACCAGCATTTATCTGCCGGAAGGCACATGCCACATGCTGCCCGAGACGCTGGGCACCGGGGCCTTTTCCCTGCTGGCGGGCGAGCCGCGTCCGTCGCTCTGCGTGCGGGTGGCTGTGGACAGCGAAGGCCAGGCGGGCGCGTGCGAGGTTTTTGTCGCCAGGGCGCGTCTGGCCGCCAACCTGACCTACAAGGACAGCCAGGCCGTGCTGGACGCCCTGGCCGCGCAAGGGCGGGTGGAAACGTCCGGCGGCGCGGAGGCGGCTCTGCCGGACAATCCCGCCGCGCTCCACGCGGAGCAACTGCGCCTGGGCCTGGATCTGGCCCGGCGGCGGCAGAAGGCGCGCATCGCGGCCGGAGCCGTGATCATGGACCGGCCCGATCCGGTGATCCGCCTGGAAGGTGAAGGCGCGGAACTGCGCGTGGACGTGTCCCCGGACGATCCGGCCCCGGATGCCCAGATGCTGGTGGCGGAAACCATGATTCTGGCCAGCGCCGCCGTGGCCGAATGGGCGCGGGAGCGTGGGCTGCCCATGCTCCACCGGACCCAAGACGTGGCCCTGCCCAAGGAATACGCGGGCGTCTGGACCGCGCCCCAGGACATGGCCCGGATCATGCGGGCGCTGACGCCCTCCAGCCTGGAACTCCAGGCCCGGCCCCACGCGGCTCTGGGCCTGCCCCGCTACACCCCTGTGACTTCGCCTTTGCGCCGCTACCCGGACCTTGTCAACGAGGCCCAGGTGGTGCATTTTCTGCGCGCCGGGCAGGCACGCTGGGATGAAAGCGGTCTGGCGGAGCTGCTGAACAGCCTTTCGCCCGTGCTGGAAGCCGCCGGGCAGGTGCAGCGTTTCCGGCCCCGTTACTGGAAGCTGCTTTTCTTCCGCCAGAAGGGGGACAAGGCCTGGTGGCCCGGTGTGATCACCGAGGAGAACGACGCCTTTGTCAGCGTGAGCCTGCCGGATCAGGGCATTTTCGTGCGCGGCAAGCGCCGGATGTTCGACGAGCGGGCCTGTCCCGGCATGGCCGTGGAAGTGCGCCTGGGCAAGGTGCATCCGTTGTATAATGAGATACAGATCGTGGAGGCCGCCACCCTGGAAGGGTAG
- the thrC gene encoding threonine synthase, whose product MEYVCLDCGARYPGDSLLYACPQCGGVFLLENLDFERLKERDGAAWRELFDARAATRDTALKGIFRYYELLAPLLEQEDIVYLGEGLTPIVEAAPALRDRVGLPFAYKNDGQNPSASFKDRGMACAFSYLKWLCRRHEWDEVLTVCASTGDTSAAAALYAAYVGTPLKSVVLLPYGKVTPQQLSQPLGSGATVLELPGVFDDCMKVVEYLAENYRVALLNSKNSWRILGQESYAYEVAQWYGWDVAGLCLFVPIGNAGNVTAIMSGFLKMLDLGIITSLPRVFGVQSEHADPVWRYYAAPKETRHWQPVTVTPSVAQAAMIGNPVSFPRVRRLAERFVEAGGETAFQVVQVTEQQIMDAMIQANRHGHIACTQGGECLAGLLNARALGLIGGDEHAVLDATAHSLKFAGFQDMYFNDAFPPEYGVTPDKSLANRPELLLPESARQGRDVAEFARLGAEAVVERLGLKRK is encoded by the coding sequence ATGGAATACGTCTGTCTGGACTGCGGGGCGCGTTATCCCGGCGACAGCCTGCTCTACGCCTGCCCGCAGTGCGGCGGCGTGTTCCTGCTGGAAAACCTGGACTTCGAGCGCCTGAAAGAGCGCGACGGCGCGGCCTGGCGGGAGCTGTTCGATGCCCGCGCGGCCACGCGCGACACGGCGCTCAAGGGTATTTTCCGCTATTACGAACTGCTGGCCCCGCTGCTGGAGCAAGAGGACATCGTCTATCTGGGCGAAGGCCTGACCCCCATCGTGGAGGCCGCGCCCGCCCTGCGCGATCGCGTGGGCCTGCCCTTCGCCTACAAGAACGACGGCCAGAATCCCAGCGCTTCCTTCAAGGACCGAGGCATGGCCTGCGCCTTCAGCTATCTCAAATGGCTCTGCCGCCGTCACGAGTGGGACGAAGTGCTTACGGTCTGCGCCTCTACCGGCGACACCTCCGCCGCCGCCGCCCTGTACGCGGCCTATGTGGGAACGCCGCTCAAGTCCGTGGTGTTGCTGCCCTACGGCAAGGTCACGCCCCAGCAGCTCTCGCAGCCCCTGGGCAGCGGAGCCACGGTGCTGGAGCTGCCCGGCGTGTTCGACGACTGCATGAAAGTGGTGGAATATCTGGCGGAAAACTACCGCGTGGCCCTGCTCAATTCCAAAAACAGCTGGCGCATTCTGGGCCAGGAATCCTACGCCTATGAAGTGGCCCAGTGGTATGGCTGGGACGTGGCCGGGCTCTGCCTTTTCGTGCCCATCGGCAACGCGGGCAATGTCACGGCAATCATGTCCGGCTTTCTGAAAATGCTGGACCTGGGCATCATCACGAGCCTGCCGCGCGTCTTCGGCGTGCAGTCCGAACACGCGGACCCGGTCTGGCGTTACTATGCCGCGCCCAAAGAGACCCGCCACTGGCAGCCGGTGACGGTCACGCCCAGCGTGGCCCAGGCCGCCATGATCGGCAATCCCGTGTCTTTTCCGCGCGTGCGGCGGCTGGCCGAGCGTTTTGTTGAGGCGGGCGGGGAAACGGCCTTCCAGGTGGTTCAGGTCACGGAACAGCAGATCATGGACGCCATGATTCAGGCCAACCGCCACGGGCACATCGCCTGCACCCAGGGCGGCGAATGTCTGGCCGGTCTGCTGAACGCCCGTGCGCTGGGGCTCATCGGCGGCGACGAGCACGCGGTGCTGGACGCCACGGCCCACAGCCTGAAGTTCGCGGGTTTTCAGGACATGTATTTCAACGATGCCTTTCCGCCGGAATACGGGGTCACGCCGGACAAGAGCCTGGCGAACCGGCCCGAACTGCTCTTGCCGGAAAGCGCGCGCCAGGGCCGGGACGTGGCCGAATTCGCCCGCCTGGGCGCCGAGGCCGTGGTGGAACGGTTGGGTTTGAAGAGGAAATAG
- a CDS encoding LysE family translocator, with translation MISLENLLLYVPLAAILVILPGPDFALIAKISLLDGRRQGQAAACGVALGIVIHTSAAMLGISAIIAQSVFLFSILKYVGAAYLLWLGIHALRQGRAVSRAVVRTAPLPGREPESMTDTTARPAPRVLWRAFKQGFLTNLLNPKAVLIFLTFLPQFMNPHMPLVPQFLELGGIMSLLCLLWYVSLAYILGQVRRAFENPRFQQWLHRCTGVVFIAFGLKLAAAHAD, from the coding sequence ATGATTTCGCTGGAAAACCTGCTGCTCTACGTGCCCCTGGCCGCCATTCTGGTCATCCTGCCGGGGCCGGACTTTGCCCTGATCGCCAAGATTTCCCTTCTGGACGGCAGGCGGCAGGGTCAGGCCGCGGCCTGCGGCGTGGCCCTGGGCATCGTGATCCACACCAGCGCGGCCATGCTGGGCATTTCCGCCATCATCGCGCAATCCGTGTTTCTGTTCAGCATCCTGAAATACGTTGGCGCGGCCTATCTGCTCTGGCTGGGCATCCACGCCCTGCGCCAGGGCCGGGCCGTCAGCCGGGCTGTGGTCCGCACCGCGCCCCTGCCCGGCCGGGAGCCGGAAAGCATGACGGACACAACGGCGCGGCCCGCGCCCCGCGTCCTGTGGCGCGCCTTCAAGCAGGGTTTTCTGACTAATCTGCTCAATCCCAAGGCCGTATTGATTTTTCTGACCTTCCTGCCGCAGTTCATGAACCCGCACATGCCCCTTGTCCCCCAGTTTCTGGAACTGGGCGGCATCATGTCGCTGCTCTGTCTGCTCTGGTACGTGTCCCTGGCCTATATTCTGGGCCAGGTGCGCAGGGCCTTTGAAAATCCCCGTTTCCAGCAATGGCTGCACCGCTGCACCGGCGTCGTGTTCATCGCCTTCGGCCTCAAACTGGCCGCGGCGCATGCCGACTGA
- a CDS encoding amidase family protein translates to MKIALDYFEDWLPEGVDASVRDSLRNAAEVLRGQGAVVEEVRLGWTNAQIFPIYMNGLLSTGIGAMLLAAEPQQELMTSYARQALKSARNGGPEAMAAADELAARLHRHLQQEVFGKGCRALLMPTLATPYFPADNDPTKDALTINGRPVKGPGYILTYIWNLLSRYPVVDVPVGVAPNNIPMGMQVVGNTFDDLAAFRVAAGYARTGLRLYHGDLFPDYRDKA, encoded by the coding sequence GTGAAGATCGCGCTGGACTATTTTGAGGACTGGCTGCCGGAGGGCGTCGACGCTTCCGTGCGGGATTCGCTGCGCAATGCGGCAGAAGTGCTGCGCGGACAGGGAGCCGTGGTGGAGGAGGTCAGGCTGGGCTGGACCAACGCTCAGATATTCCCCATCTATATGAACGGCCTGCTCTCCACCGGCATCGGCGCCATGTTGCTGGCCGCCGAGCCTCAGCAGGAGCTGATGACGAGCTACGCCCGGCAGGCGCTCAAATCGGCGCGCAACGGCGGGCCCGAGGCCATGGCCGCCGCCGATGAGCTTGCGGCCAGGCTCCACCGGCACCTGCAACAGGAGGTTTTCGGCAAGGGCTGCCGGGCCTTGCTCATGCCGACCCTTGCCACGCCCTATTTCCCGGCGGACAACGATCCGACGAAGGATGCCCTGACGATCAACGGCAGGCCCGTGAAGGGACCCGGATATATACTGACATATATCTGGAACCTGCTGAGCCGTTATCCGGTGGTGGACGTGCCCGTGGGCGTGGCCCCCAATAATATCCCCATGGGTATGCAGGTGGTGGGCAATACCTTTGACGATCTGGCCGCCTTCCGGGTGGCCGCCGGATACGCGCGGACGGGCCTGCGCCTGTACCACGGCGATCTGTTCCCGGATTACCGGGACAAAGCCTAG